The following coding sequences are from one Verrucosispora sp. WMMD573 window:
- the nrfD gene encoding NrfD/PsrC family molybdoenzyme membrane anchor subunit: MGERFRRFRSGRRGGEELAVPPAEFTSYYGRPILKPPVWTWEIAAYLFTGGLAAGSSLLAAGGQLTGRAEVRRAGRIAALAAVTASAGVLVKDLGRPERFHHMLRVAKPTSPMSVGTWILTGYGPVAGLAAVAELAPLLPARGPFGLARRALPPVGRAAGLAAAVAAPALGTYTAVLLADTAVPSWHEAYPYLPFVFAGSALASGAGVGLLAVPPAQAGPARRMAVAGAGLELFGVHRVETRLGLLGEPYRTGRPGRLLRAGRALNVAGVAGAMLGRRSRLVSAVSGAALLAASLATRFGVFHAGVASARDPKYTVLPQRARLDRRAADPGR, encoded by the coding sequence GTGGGCGAACGGTTCCGCCGCTTCCGCTCCGGCCGCCGAGGTGGTGAGGAACTGGCCGTGCCGCCGGCGGAGTTCACCTCCTACTACGGTCGGCCGATTCTGAAGCCGCCGGTGTGGACCTGGGAGATCGCCGCGTACCTGTTCACCGGAGGGCTGGCCGCCGGTTCGTCGCTGCTCGCCGCCGGTGGGCAGCTCACCGGGCGCGCCGAGGTGCGCCGCGCCGGCCGGATCGCCGCGCTGGCGGCGGTCACCGCCAGCGCCGGCGTGCTGGTCAAGGACCTGGGTCGGCCGGAACGGTTCCACCACATGCTGCGGGTGGCCAAGCCGACCTCACCCATGTCCGTGGGCACCTGGATCCTCACCGGGTATGGTCCGGTCGCCGGACTTGCCGCGGTCGCCGAGTTGGCGCCGCTGCTGCCCGCGCGGGGTCCATTCGGGCTGGCCCGTCGGGCGTTGCCGCCGGTGGGGCGGGCCGCCGGGCTGGCCGCCGCGGTGGCCGCGCCGGCCCTGGGCACGTACACGGCGGTACTGCTGGCGGACACGGCCGTGCCGTCCTGGCACGAGGCGTACCCCTACCTGCCGTTCGTCTTCGCGGGTAGCGCGCTGGCCAGCGGCGCGGGGGTGGGTCTGCTCGCCGTGCCGCCGGCCCAGGCGGGCCCGGCGCGGCGGATGGCGGTGGCCGGCGCCGGACTGGAACTGTTCGGCGTGCACCGGGTGGAGACCCGTCTCGGGTTGCTGGGTGAGCCCTACCGGACGGGGCGACCCGGCCGGCTGCTGCGCGCCGGGCGGGCACTCAACGTCGCCGGGGTGGCCGGAGCGATGCTGGGCCGGCGTAGCCGTCTGGTCTCGGCGGTCTCCGGCGCCGCGTTGCTGGCCGCCTCGCTGGCCACCCGCTTCGGTGTGTTCCACGCCGGTGTCGCCTCGGCCCGCGATCCGAAGTACACGGTGCTGCCGCAGCGGGCCCGTCTCGACCGACGGGCGGCCGATCCCGGTCGGTGA
- a CDS encoding 4Fe-4S dicluster domain-containing protein codes for MADPRDRAATPTPSSAPADPAAAAGWVDAPPRMGFFTDTSVCIGCKACEVACKEWNAVPTAGLDLLGMSYDNTGALTANSWRHVAFVEQPRPAGHGTASFAGSPTGDPASPTSAARSAGTLTPTGTEPGVLPGAPPAAARMTEFLGMPAAGPPGRTGSAEGRSDFRWLMMSDVCKHCTRAGCLDVCPTGALFRTEFGTVVVQEDICNGCGYCVSACPYGVIDRRVDDGRVWKCTLCYDRIGAGLTPACAQACPTESIQYGPLDELRERAAERVATLRQRGESQARLYGHDPDDGVGGDGAFFLLLDEPEVYGLPPDPQVTTRDVPAMWRRAGLAALAMTAAAVGAFLGGRR; via the coding sequence ATGGCCGACCCGCGTGACCGGGCCGCCACACCCACGCCGTCGTCGGCGCCGGCCGATCCGGCGGCCGCGGCCGGCTGGGTCGACGCGCCGCCGCGGATGGGCTTCTTTACCGACACCAGCGTCTGCATCGGCTGCAAGGCGTGCGAGGTGGCCTGCAAGGAGTGGAACGCGGTACCCACCGCCGGGCTTGATCTGCTCGGCATGTCCTACGACAACACCGGCGCGTTGACCGCCAACTCGTGGCGGCACGTCGCCTTCGTGGAACAGCCCCGGCCCGCCGGCCACGGCACCGCGTCGTTCGCCGGGAGCCCGACCGGCGACCCGGCCAGCCCGACCTCCGCCGCCCGGTCGGCCGGCACGCTCACCCCGACCGGAACCGAGCCGGGAGTGCTGCCCGGTGCACCGCCGGCCGCCGCCCGGATGACCGAGTTCCTCGGCATGCCGGCGGCCGGGCCACCCGGACGTACCGGCAGCGCCGAGGGGCGCAGTGACTTTCGCTGGTTGATGATGTCGGACGTGTGCAAGCACTGCACCCGGGCCGGCTGCCTCGACGTCTGCCCGACCGGGGCGCTGTTCCGCACCGAGTTCGGCACCGTGGTGGTGCAGGAGGACATCTGCAACGGGTGCGGCTACTGCGTGTCGGCCTGCCCGTACGGGGTGATCGACCGGCGGGTGGACGACGGTCGGGTGTGGAAGTGCACGCTCTGCTACGACCGGATCGGCGCGGGGCTGACCCCGGCCTGCGCTCAGGCCTGCCCGACCGAGTCCATCCAGTACGGTCCCCTCGACGAGCTACGGGAACGGGCCGCCGAGCGGGTTGCCACGTTGCGGCAACGGGGGGAGTCGCAGGCGCGGCTCTACGGCCACGACCCGGACGACGGAGTCGGCGGCGACGGCGCGTTCTTCCTGCTGCTCGACGAGCCGGAGGTGTACGGTCTGCCGCCGGATCCGCAGGTGACCACCCGGGACGTGCCGGCGATGTGGCGTCGGGCGGGTCTGGCCGCGCTGGCCATGACGGCGGCGGCCGTCGGCGCGTTCCTCGGCGGTCGGCGGTGA